TGTGAAAAAATGGGGATTCATGACTTTGCGGCACAGGCTTTCCTTAAACTGATGTATTCAGAGAACAGTGAAGAGATGATGGTGCATTTCTTTTACAACCTGAAACAACTGGGCCTCGGTTCTTTGGTTGACCGGAGTTTGAAGGGTGACTTGCCTATTGCTAACGGGGAAGCTTGGCTGTCAGGAAAAGATCTGGTAAAAATAAAGTCAAGAATTAAAGAATTGGAAGAGCAATATAAGAAAGATTAATGATGGCAGCACCCTGTCACATTAATTAGTGATAGTAAAAATGTATCATTCCCCACACCTTTCTGTAAGCTGAAAAATGAAGTAAACTATATTGTATGAAATGCGCTAAGTGCGGTTATGATAATAAAGACGGCGCGCTTTACTGCGGTATGTGCATGGAGTCATTCAGAAAGAAAAGCCCAAGTGCCGAAGAAGCGCCGGCGCGTCTGACTGCGGACAGAATGAAGCCGCCTTTTTCCGGGGCGGAAGTCCTTGCCCGCTCATGGGTCTGGTGTCTTACGGCATTTGTTATTTCATTTTTTATCACGCCGAAATTCCGCCTTATCTGGTTTCCGTTCAGATTTATCAAGGTTTTCGCCCATGAGATGGGACATACTGTTTTTATGTGGCTGTTTGGACATTTCGCTATACCCGCCGTAAATCCGGTTGATACCGGCGGTGTTGCGATGAGTTTGTCTTACACTCCGTCTTTCTGTGTATTTTTACTGATTGTTATTGCGGGTTTTACTATTTTTTACAGAAAATATAAGGGTGTTATTCTCACGGGGAGTTTAGTGGCGCTCATTTATGGACTATTTGCTTTCACTCCGGCAAAAGACTGGCTGATCTCGGCAGGGGGTATTTTGGGAGAATACGTTCTTGCGGGCGTCTGTCTTTATTTGTGCCTCTTCAAAAAGAAATTTCCATCCGGTCTCGCCGGCGTTGAACGGCTTCTTTACGGAATTATCGGCTGGCATGCTATTATCGAGGGACTTGGATTTCTTTTTAGACTAAAATCTGACAGGGCTTTTTACAACACTTATGTCAGCGGTTCCAGTTGGCAGACGGGAATGACAGGCGACCTTGCTAAAATCGCCTTTGACATCAATTACAGATTCTCAATGAATTCGTTTAATTCAATCGTGAATATTTTTATTGCTCTCACATTTGTTCCGCTGATTATTTTGGCTGTAATTATTTTTAGAAAATTAAAATAGCGCTATGAAAAAATATATCAGAATTTTAAAAAGAGATTCTTTGTTGCTCGCCGCGATTATAGCTACCTTTTTTACATATTCCTTCATAATTGAGCCGCGATGGGTCAAAGTCAATCAATATGAGTTGAAAATAGATAATCTTCCGCCGCAATTCAGGGATTTCCGCATTGTCTTATTTGGTGATATACACCGCAGTAAGATTGTTTCTGCCGGATATATCAGTAAATGTATTTCTAAAGTCAACAAGCTGAATCCGGATATTGTGCTCAATACAGGCGATTATATTACGGGAAAGCAGGGCTACATTTTTGATATTGTAGAAATGCTCAAAACAATAAAACCTGAATACGGGGTTTATTCGGTTTTGGGCAACCACGACGGAGAGATTGTTGCAAAAGGGCTTAAACAGGCAGGGATAAGGGTGTTAAGAAACGAAAGCGTGACTATTGAAAAAGACGGCGGGATACTCCGGTTAATCGGCCTGGATGATTCTCTGTCCGGATACGAGAATATCGTAAAGGAACTGAAGGATGCTAAAAAAACGGAAGTGCGTTTGTTAATGATGCACAACCCTGATTTATTTAAAATCCTGAAGTTGTATGAATACAGAATAGATCTTATTGCGGCGGGTCACACACACGGAGGGCAGGTCGTTATTCCTTTTATAGGACCACCGCTGGTCCCTTCAATATATGGCAAAAAATATGCTTCAGGATTTATCAGGGAAAAGAAAGGCTTAATGTATGTGACCAGAGGCATCGGAACATATCTTCTGCCCGTGAGATTTTTCTGCCGGCCGGAAATCACCTTATTTGTATTATCAGATGAAAAAGATAGCGGATTAAAGGATGATTAATTTTATGAAACGTTTGTTGTGTAATCTTCTATATTTTCTGCTTTTGTTGTTCTTGTTACAATTCCACTAATAAAAAAGATATGGGCTATTCCCGCCCGAGGATTTGTTCAATTGGGCGTAATTGTTTGACATTCGAAGATAGTTTGAAACGCTCCGCCAAAAATATTCCGGTTATATTCGGCGGCAAAAGTGTTTTTGCCGTGAAAAGGCTTTTTGCAAAAAATTACTTGAATATCATGTAGAGGGAAATTGTCAGGAGGCAGGCACCGAAGGTTTTCCTCAGGACTATTTCAGTACACCCGACGGCGAATTTAGCGCCGATCAAACCGCCGAGCACAAATCCCAGACAAAGAAGTCCGGCCACGGGCAGATTGACATGTCCCTGCTTGTAATAGGTTAGCGCGGCGAGGATGCCGATAGGGGGGATCAGCATGGCGAGAGTGGTTCCCTGCGCCATGTGCTGGGAATAGCCGAAAAGATACACCAGCGCCGGCACTATGAATATGCCGCCGCCTATCCCTATCATCCCGCTGAGAACGCCCGCGATCAAACCCACTAATAAATATGGCACGATATCCCTCCTTAAAAAGCAGCTGACTATAAAGGTATTATGGCTATATTTTTTCAAAAGTCAAATGCTTTTCATGCTCAATTATTAAGAGCCGCCGACGGCGAAACCCTCACGGCTGTCCCCTTGCATTGCAGAAGAAAAAGAAAAAGCAGGGCGTCCGCCTTATCCTTTTTCAACAAGTCACGAAAGTCAACCTCTGTCACCATTCCTTTTTTTTCCATCTTTAACAAAGCGTCATTATTTATTAGAATCCAGGCCATGGACACGATAGATAAGATCTACACGGTGACGGAGCTGAACAACCGCGCCAAGCTTATGCTCGAAAATGAGTTCAAGGGCATAGTTCTTGACGGGGAGCTCTCCAATTTCAAAAAATACAGCTCGGGGCACTGTTATTTTTCGCTCAAAGACGCCGGCGGACAGATATCGGGGGTGATGTACCGTTTCAAGGCCGCGCTTCTCAAATTTGTTCCGAAGGACGGGCTGAAGGTCAGGGTGAAGGGCACGGTGACGCTCTATCCCGTGCGGGGCTCCTATCAGATACTGGTTGACGAGATGTATGAGAAAGGCGTTGGCGAGCTGCAGAAAAAATTTGAGGAACTCAAAAAAAAGCTCGAGAAAGAGGGCCTCTTTGACAAATTAAGAAAACGGCCGCTGCCGTCAATGCCGCAGAAAATAGGCGTGATAACCTCTCCCACGGGCGCGGCAATAAGGGATATTCTGACCGTCCTCAAAAGAAGATTTTCAAATGTTCATGTTCTGATAAATCCGGTCAGGGTGCAGGGCGCCCAGGCTCCGCGTGAGATAGCCACGGCCATAGAGGAAATGAACAGCCATTTTCCCGATATAGATGTTCTCATCGTCGGCCGCGGCGGCGGATCGCTGGAGGACCTCTGGGCTTTTAACGAGGAGATCGTGGCCCGGGCGATATTCGCCTCAAAGATCCCCGTCATATCGGCGGTCGGACACGAGGTGGACTGGATGATATCCGATTTCACCGCCGATGTGCGCGCGGCCACGCCGTCGGTTGCCGCCGAAATAGTGCTGGGCAGGAAAGAGGAACTCGTCAAAAGCGTTGACGGCGCCGCAGAGAGGTTGAGAAACGCCCTGAACAA
This genomic stretch from Candidatus Omnitrophota bacterium harbors:
- a CDS encoding sulfite exporter TauE/SafE family protein codes for the protein MVSCFLRRDIVPYLLVGLIAGVLSGMIGIGGGIFIVPALVYLFGYSQHMAQGTTLAMLIPPIGILAALTYYKQGHVNLPVAGLLCLGFVLGGLIGAKFAVGCTEIVLRKTFGACLLTISLYMIFK
- a CDS encoding metallophosphoesterase, whose product is MKKYIRILKRDSLLLAAIIATFFTYSFIIEPRWVKVNQYELKIDNLPPQFRDFRIVLFGDIHRSKIVSAGYISKCISKVNKLNPDIVLNTGDYITGKQGYIFDIVEMLKTIKPEYGVYSVLGNHDGEIVAKGLKQAGIRVLRNESVTIEKDGGILRLIGLDDSLSGYENIVKELKDAKKTEVRLLMMHNPDLFKILKLYEYRIDLIAAGHTHGGQVVIPFIGPPLVPSIYGKKYASGFIREKKGLMYVTRGIGTYLLPVRFFCRPEITLFVLSDEKDSGLKDD
- the xseA gene encoding exodeoxyribonuclease VII large subunit codes for the protein MDTIDKIYTVTELNNRAKLMLENEFKGIVLDGELSNFKKYSSGHCYFSLKDAGGQISGVMYRFKAALLKFVPKDGLKVRVKGTVTLYPVRGSYQILVDEMYEKGVGELQKKFEELKKKLEKEGLFDKLRKRPLPSMPQKIGVITSPTGAAIRDILTVLKRRFSNVHVLINPVRVQGAQAPREIATAIEEMNSHFPDIDVLIVGRGGGSLEDLWAFNEEIVARAIFASKIPVISAVGHEVDWMISDFTADVRAATPSVAAEIVLGRKEELVKSVDGAAERLRNALNKKLSGIDDRLAAALRRPYLREPALFMSRFVQGFDIALEGFLTAKGRMFEDCGEKIKTLSGRLNILSPLSTLARGYAIAEKAGGRVIKTFSDAEPGERITVRLGAGALGCEVLETKEKI